A section of the Gloeobacter violaceus PCC 7421 genome encodes:
- the purB gene encoding adenylosuccinate lyase, with protein sequence MIERYTLPEMGALWTEEQKYRNWLKVELAACEAMVELGEIPQGAWQEIRTKAGFDVGRIAELEAEVRHDVIAFLTSVNEHVGPAGRFIHLGLTSSDVLDTALALQLVQTLDVLALRLEELIAATRAKAREHRDTVMIGRTHGIHAEPITFGFKLAGWLAELARHAERLRALRPRLAAGKLSGAVGTYANLDPRVEARACELLGLVPDTASTQVISRDRHAEFVQALALTAGSIERFAVEIRNLQRTDVLEVEEYFAAGQKGSSAMPHKRNPIASEQLTGLARIVRSNATAALENMALWHERDISHSSVERVILPDSAILVHYMLVKFTALVEKLAVYPENMARNLHRYGGVVFSQRVLLALVAKGLTREEAYRIVQTNAHKAWNREGGDFRALIEADPEVQILLAPAELAACFEPRHHLKHLDTIFARLEI encoded by the coding sequence GTGATCGAGCGCTATACCCTGCCCGAGATGGGCGCTCTGTGGACTGAGGAGCAGAAGTATCGCAACTGGTTAAAGGTAGAACTGGCCGCCTGCGAGGCAATGGTGGAGTTGGGTGAGATTCCGCAGGGGGCGTGGCAGGAGATCCGCACCAAGGCCGGCTTCGACGTCGGGCGCATCGCTGAATTGGAAGCCGAAGTGCGCCACGATGTGATCGCGTTTTTGACGAGTGTCAACGAGCATGTCGGCCCGGCAGGAAGATTCATCCACCTGGGGCTCACCAGTTCGGACGTACTCGATACGGCCCTGGCGCTGCAGCTGGTGCAGACGCTCGATGTCCTTGCTCTAAGACTGGAGGAACTGATCGCCGCCACGCGCGCAAAGGCGCGCGAGCACCGAGACACCGTGATGATCGGCCGCACCCACGGCATCCACGCCGAGCCCATCACCTTCGGCTTCAAGCTCGCGGGTTGGCTTGCAGAACTCGCCCGCCACGCCGAGCGCCTGCGCGCCCTCAGACCGCGTCTGGCAGCGGGCAAGCTCTCCGGAGCGGTGGGCACCTATGCCAATCTCGATCCGCGCGTCGAAGCGCGCGCCTGCGAGCTATTGGGTTTGGTTCCCGACACCGCCTCCACCCAGGTGATCAGCCGCGACCGCCACGCCGAATTTGTGCAGGCCCTGGCGCTGACGGCCGGGTCGATCGAACGCTTTGCCGTCGAGATCCGCAACTTGCAGCGCACCGACGTGCTCGAAGTGGAGGAATACTTCGCCGCGGGCCAGAAAGGTTCCTCGGCCATGCCCCACAAGCGCAATCCGATCGCCTCCGAGCAACTGACCGGGCTGGCGCGCATCGTGCGCTCCAACGCCACGGCGGCCCTGGAGAATATGGCCCTCTGGCACGAGCGCGACATCTCCCACTCGTCTGTGGAACGGGTGATTCTACCGGACAGTGCGATCCTCGTGCACTACATGCTCGTCAAATTCACCGCTCTGGTCGAAAAGCTTGCGGTCTACCCCGAGAACATGGCACGCAACCTGCATCGCTATGGCGGCGTCGTCTTCAGCCAACGGGTGCTCCTGGCACTGGTAGCAAAAGGTCTCACCCGCGAGGAAGCCTACCGCATCGTACAGACCAACGCTCACAAAGCCTGGAACCGCGAGGGAGGCGATTTTCGAGCCCTGATCGAGGCCGATCCTGAGGTGCAGATCCTCCTGGCCCCGGCCGAATTGGCAGCCTGCTTCGAGCCGAGGCACCACCTGAAGCACTTGGATACCATCTTTGCCCGGCTGGAAATCTAG
- the recJ gene encoding single-stranded-DNA-specific exonuclease RecJ: protein MLPKQRWRIAQEDPVQARQLAEAFGLSPLIAQVLINRGLTTCELAEHFLAPESWVLPSAGEAFDQLPRALDLLAQAIESGTAIAICGDYDCDGMTSTALLLRAVRSLGGHIEYAIPSRLQEGYGINLRIVEAFYERGIGLILTVDNGICAYAPIARAVELGMGVIITDHHDLPERLPPADAILNPKMIPRTSPYAALAGVGVAYVLAGELARRLGRTGLADCLLELFTLGTVADLAPLVGVNRAWVLSGLAKIPGSSNTGVQALLAASGLAGRSDLKPEAIGFALGPRINAVGRIGDPVTVIELLTTDDPAVAAERAAECELANQHRQALCAQIEAEAARMLEVEQAGGLDLGCERVIVLAREGWHHGVIGIVASRLKDRHGAPVFIAAIEGEHARGSARGTPEFHVYEALKDSAELLTGFGGHPMAGGFSLLAANLPAFRERLVQFARARLAPEQVAPLVEVDAQVQLARVDRRLLGEIDRLQPCGLGNAEPVFWVAGARVVEQKAMGKTRTHLNLTVSDGTAERRAVGWRMAEWLPLPPFVDIAFQVKENNWQGHSKVELELVGLRAAHPAPIELPEPPPLDRPIRWHDHRHCEAAAFLHAFVAAQASPVLLYGHARPQLPRGLPVHYDRPQPAHDYEHLLLWSLPPSPLHLRWLIAATRPNCVHLFAQAVPTAHAWTLQRHLRATYLPERPVEILRLAQLWWVSPRALCEALVEAGYLADWRSVVADEWHDWLGAELAGLAAWYASPVEVLEALLAPQPTLKR from the coding sequence ATGCTCCCCAAACAGCGCTGGCGGATTGCTCAAGAAGATCCGGTGCAGGCCCGGCAACTGGCCGAGGCGTTCGGCCTCTCGCCGCTGATTGCCCAGGTGCTGATCAACCGCGGCCTCACCACCTGCGAATTGGCGGAGCATTTTCTGGCCCCCGAAAGCTGGGTACTGCCCTCAGCAGGCGAAGCGTTCGACCAACTACCCCGGGCGCTCGACCTGCTGGCGCAAGCTATCGAGTCGGGCACGGCAATCGCCATCTGCGGCGACTACGACTGCGACGGCATGACCAGCACGGCGCTACTGCTGCGGGCGGTGCGCAGCCTGGGGGGACACATCGAGTATGCAATCCCAAGCCGCCTGCAGGAAGGCTACGGTATCAACCTGCGCATCGTCGAAGCCTTTTATGAACGGGGCATTGGGCTGATTTTGACGGTGGACAACGGCATCTGCGCCTATGCGCCCATCGCCCGGGCAGTGGAACTGGGCATGGGCGTCATCATCACCGATCACCACGACCTGCCCGAGCGCCTCCCCCCCGCCGACGCCATTCTCAACCCCAAGATGATTCCCAGAACTTCGCCCTACGCGGCCCTGGCCGGGGTGGGGGTAGCCTACGTGCTGGCCGGAGAATTGGCCCGGCGTCTGGGGAGAACCGGCCTCGCCGATTGTCTGCTGGAACTGTTTACCCTGGGAACCGTGGCCGACCTGGCGCCTTTGGTAGGGGTCAACCGCGCCTGGGTGCTCTCGGGACTCGCAAAAATCCCCGGCTCGTCCAATACCGGGGTGCAGGCCCTGCTTGCCGCCTCGGGCCTGGCCGGTCGAAGCGACCTCAAGCCCGAGGCCATCGGCTTCGCCCTCGGGCCGCGCATCAACGCCGTGGGCCGCATCGGCGATCCGGTGACAGTCATCGAGCTGTTGACCACCGACGATCCGGCCGTGGCCGCCGAGCGGGCCGCCGAGTGTGAACTGGCCAACCAGCACCGCCAAGCACTATGCGCGCAGATCGAGGCGGAGGCGGCCCGGATGCTCGAAGTCGAGCAAGCCGGGGGGCTGGATCTCGGATGCGAGCGGGTGATTGTGCTGGCGCGCGAGGGCTGGCACCACGGCGTGATCGGCATCGTGGCAAGCCGCCTCAAGGACCGCCACGGCGCGCCGGTGTTTATCGCCGCCATCGAAGGCGAACACGCCCGCGGCTCGGCCCGGGGTACCCCCGAATTCCACGTCTACGAAGCGCTCAAAGACAGCGCTGAATTGCTCACAGGCTTTGGCGGCCACCCGATGGCGGGCGGCTTTTCGCTGCTTGCCGCCAACTTGCCGGCCTTTCGGGAGCGGCTTGTACAATTTGCCCGCGCCCGGCTTGCCCCTGAGCAGGTCGCCCCCCTCGTCGAGGTGGACGCCCAGGTGCAACTTGCCCGGGTCGATCGTCGGCTGCTGGGGGAGATCGACCGGTTGCAACCTTGCGGTCTGGGTAACGCCGAACCGGTCTTTTGGGTGGCAGGAGCGCGCGTCGTCGAGCAAAAGGCGATGGGCAAGACCCGCACCCACCTCAATCTCACCGTGAGCGACGGCACCGCCGAGCGGCGGGCGGTGGGCTGGCGGATGGCCGAGTGGCTGCCACTGCCGCCGTTTGTCGATATCGCCTTTCAGGTCAAAGAGAACAACTGGCAGGGCCATTCAAAAGTTGAACTGGAGTTGGTGGGCCTGCGCGCCGCCCACCCCGCCCCCATCGAACTACCGGAACCGCCCCCATTGGACCGGCCGATCCGCTGGCATGACCATCGGCACTGCGAAGCTGCAGCCTTTTTGCACGCATTCGTCGCTGCCCAAGCTTCCCCGGTGCTGCTCTACGGCCACGCAAGGCCGCAGTTGCCTCGCGGGCTGCCGGTGCACTACGACCGGCCGCAACCGGCCCATGACTACGAACACTTGCTGCTGTGGAGCCTGCCGCCCTCGCCTTTGCACCTGCGCTGGCTGATCGCCGCCACCCGACCGAATTGCGTGCATCTGTTCGCCCAAGCTGTGCCCACCGCGCACGCCTGGACATTACAGCGCCACTTGAGAGCGACCTACTTGCCCGAGCGGCCCGTGGAAATCTTGCGTCTTGCCCAGCTGTGGTGGGTCTCCCCCCGCGCCTTGTGCGAAGCGCTCGTCGAGGCGGGCTATCTCGCCGACTGGCGCTCCGTCGTGGCCGACGAGTGGCACGACTGGCTCGGGGCGGAACTGGCGGGTCTCGCCGCCTGGTACGCTAGCCCGGTTGAGGTGCTCGAAGCGCTGTTGGCCCCTCAGCCGACGCTCAAGCGATAG
- a CDS encoding ABC transporter permease — protein MKPSARRQDALDRIGVVFCKEVIDNLRDRRTLLTALLTPLTGPLILAATVILAGQVISQEAEKPVTLPVAGTQNAPQLVAFLESQPGVEVRPLVAVDEAQVRSGQYDFALVIPPEFGREWRAGRPAAVRLIVDTGRRQTSGALARVRALLAAYSRQIASLRLLARGINPAIQQAVAVESVDVASSEGRAAFILGLMPFYLMFAAFIGGFYVAIDTTTGERERGSLEPLVINPVARWELIVGKLAATLLFALVVVAETLVGLAAVLAVVPLEQFGLRYSFNPSMFVGLFLLCLPVVLLAGAVLTILASYARSFKEAQNYLTPIILVPTFPSLLVALLPLKAEGWAAFVPIYSQLLLMSQIIKGEAVNGGFAAVSSLFTLVVGGVLVWLATRIFDRESVV, from the coding sequence ATGAAACCATCTGCCCGCCGGCAAGATGCGCTCGATCGCATCGGTGTCGTTTTCTGCAAAGAGGTGATCGACAACCTGCGCGACCGGCGCACGCTGCTCACGGCACTGCTCACTCCCCTGACCGGCCCGCTGATCCTGGCGGCAACGGTGATCTTGGCTGGACAGGTGATTTCCCAGGAGGCGGAGAAGCCCGTTACCCTACCGGTGGCCGGAACCCAAAATGCACCGCAGCTGGTGGCGTTTCTAGAAAGCCAGCCGGGGGTCGAAGTGCGGCCCCTGGTCGCCGTAGACGAAGCGCAGGTGCGCAGTGGTCAGTACGACTTTGCCCTGGTGATCCCACCCGAATTCGGCCGCGAGTGGCGTGCCGGCCGACCGGCCGCGGTGCGTCTGATCGTCGATACGGGGCGCCGGCAGACCAGCGGCGCCCTGGCACGGGTGCGCGCGCTCCTAGCCGCCTACAGCCGCCAGATTGCTTCGCTGCGGCTTTTGGCCCGGGGGATCAACCCGGCCATCCAGCAGGCGGTGGCAGTCGAGAGCGTCGATGTGGCCTCCTCCGAGGGACGGGCGGCTTTTATCCTCGGACTGATGCCTTTTTACCTGATGTTCGCGGCCTTTATCGGCGGCTTCTACGTGGCTATCGACACCACCACCGGCGAGCGCGAACGCGGTTCGCTTGAACCACTGGTGATCAACCCCGTCGCCCGCTGGGAGCTGATTGTCGGCAAACTGGCGGCCACGCTGCTGTTTGCGCTGGTGGTGGTGGCCGAAACGCTCGTCGGACTGGCGGCGGTGCTCGCGGTTGTCCCCCTCGAGCAGTTCGGATTGCGCTACAGCTTCAACCCGTCGATGTTTGTGGGTCTATTTTTGCTCTGCCTGCCGGTGGTGCTGTTGGCGGGAGCGGTCCTCACGATCCTCGCCTCCTACGCCCGCAGCTTCAAAGAGGCCCAGAATTATCTGACGCCGATCATTTTGGTACCGACGTTCCCCAGTTTGCTGGTGGCCCTGCTGCCGCTCAAAGCGGAAGGATGGGCGGCATTTGTGCCCATCTACAGCCAGTTGCTGTTGATGAGCCAGATTATCAAAGGCGAGGCGGTGAACGGGGGGTTCGCCGCCGTCTCTTCGCTGTTTACCCTGGTAGTGGGTGGGGTGCTTGTCTGGCTTGCCACGCGCATCTTCGACCGCGAGTCGGTGGTTTGA
- a CDS encoding FG-GAP-like repeat-containing protein, which yields MLRNLPAIVPLAVLALNLAPASPVAAQANVAFGSTRVVTNDIIGGAPGTPRNVTITNNGNAALNLSGLTLTGVSGGEETQFQLTPAQPLPLVLTPGASTTVGVVFNPTVAGPVIARLGLTSDAANNASVSVSLQGLGTLGIGTGKEPSLQWVLDTYLIPVNVGDTNPATDALPATVPLGEEISPPQFRKASSSPVTVEALAVFSGQGAPGYVVSLGYYTAGNPNAKTQLFTVPNANYQSLAPATTGTLSFDPGNNSFGLYSVWPFLSNRTVYSEERLNTFSGAIPHQTRIYPLKKSDGTREPNAYVVSIEETTINFDFQDLVLIVRNVKPVPPGDFYGNVGKSDILLRNPVTGENTVWQMNDAAFLEAFPVAPVGDANWEIVGTPDLNFDGKVDILWRNKATGANSVWLMNGTAFVSSVVLASVGDLNWQIAGTGDLNFDGKVDILWRNKVTGANSVWLMNGSAFVSSVALPAVADLGWQIVGAGDFTGDSRPDILWRNQTTGANTVWRMSGTTFGAAVAIASVSDPGWLIGGVGDYNSDNKPDILWHNQTTGVNSIWRMNGTTLSSSVAIPALEDLNWQIRGPR from the coding sequence ATGCTGCGCAACCTTCCTGCAATCGTCCCTCTGGCTGTACTGGCGCTGAATCTGGCCCCAGCCTCCCCCGTCGCCGCCCAGGCGAATGTCGCGTTCGGCTCCACCCGCGTCGTGACCAACGACATTATTGGAGGTGCGCCCGGCACCCCCCGCAATGTCACGATCACCAACAACGGCAATGCCGCTTTGAACCTCTCCGGTCTGACGCTCACTGGCGTCAGCGGCGGCGAGGAGACCCAGTTTCAGCTCACTCCCGCTCAACCCCTGCCGCTCGTATTGACACCCGGGGCCTCGACCACCGTGGGGGTCGTCTTCAACCCGACGGTGGCCGGGCCGGTGATCGCCCGGCTGGGTTTGACCAGCGATGCCGCCAACAACGCTTCGGTTTCCGTCTCGCTGCAGGGTCTGGGTACCCTAGGTATCGGCACCGGCAAAGAGCCGTCGCTGCAGTGGGTCCTCGACACTTATTTGATTCCCGTCAACGTCGGGGATACCAATCCGGCCACCGATGCACTGCCAGCCACGGTGCCGCTGGGTGAAGAAATCAGCCCGCCGCAGTTTCGCAAGGCCAGTTCTTCCCCGGTCACCGTCGAGGCGCTCGCGGTATTCAGCGGTCAGGGTGCCCCCGGCTATGTGGTGAGCCTCGGCTACTACACCGCCGGCAACCCCAACGCCAAGACCCAGCTGTTTACCGTACCCAACGCAAACTACCAATCGCTCGCCCCGGCCACCACCGGCACCTTGAGCTTCGATCCGGGAAACAACAGCTTCGGTCTCTACTCAGTCTGGCCGTTTCTTTCTAATCGGACGGTCTACAGCGAAGAGCGTCTGAACACGTTTTCAGGGGCTATCCCGCACCAGACGCGCATCTACCCTCTCAAAAAATCCGACGGCACGCGCGAGCCGAACGCTTATGTGGTGTCTATCGAGGAGACTACTATCAACTTCGACTTTCAAGACCTCGTCTTGATCGTGCGCAATGTCAAACCCGTGCCCCCAGGTGATTTCTACGGCAACGTCGGCAAGTCGGACATTCTTTTGCGCAACCCGGTGACGGGGGAAAATACCGTCTGGCAGATGAACGACGCGGCTTTTCTGGAGGCTTTCCCTGTCGCACCTGTTGGTGATGCCAACTGGGAAATCGTCGGTACCCCCGATTTGAACTTCGACGGCAAAGTGGATATCCTCTGGCGCAACAAAGCCACCGGCGCCAATAGCGTCTGGCTGATGAACGGCACCGCCTTCGTCTCCTCCGTAGTCCTGGCGTCGGTGGGCGATCTGAACTGGCAGATAGCCGGGACGGGCGATTTGAACTTCGACGGCAAAGTGGATATCCTCTGGCGCAACAAAGTCACCGGTGCCAACAGCGTCTGGCTGATGAACGGCAGCGCCTTCGTCTCCTCCGTAGCCCTGCCGGCGGTGGCGGACCTGGGCTGGCAAATTGTCGGAGCGGGCGATTTTACCGGCGACAGTCGGCCGGACATTCTCTGGCGCAACCAGACCACCGGCGCCAACACCGTCTGGAGGATGAGCGGCACCACCTTTGGGGCCGCCGTGGCCATTGCCTCAGTGAGCGATCCGGGTTGGCTGATCGGCGGGGTGGGAGACTACAACTCCGACAACAAACCGGACATTCTCTGGCACAACCAGACCACCGGCGTCAACAGCATCTGGAGGATGAACGGGACGACGCTGAGTTCTTCGGTGGCAATCCCTGCCCTGGAGGATCTCAACTGGCAGATCCGCGGCCCCCGCTAG
- a CDS encoding FG-GAP-like repeat-containing protein, which translates to MHLIKSVRLAAIALAWAGGSALCWNGPLRAEPIVNATPAQLVVNDVLGGTASTPQTVTIANGGSTGLSIQSLTIVTIDGTPGQFQIASQPTLPATVAPGTSVSVGIVFNPTAAGPAIARLDIATDAPATPTASMSLQGLGTKGIGGNLEPSLQWIFDTYLIAVDVGDPDPAETDLAGSVPLGGEMSIQRFLKAGSGPVTVEPLAVFAPQSNSGLVFRVGHHPSGNPAAKSELFTVADANHQTLAPPVTGKREFDPGVGSFGFYAILPFQGNREVFLEDGLNTFTDALPHHMRVYPLKKSDGTVELNAFVVALEGITTSFDFQDLVFVVRNARPIPPAHFSGGGLSNLLWRNGQTGANTLWTVQSDTLGSAASFSAQAIALPAVGDPNWKIVGTGDFNFDTKADILWRNTATGANTVWLMNGTVLASTVALPAVGDLGWHIGGTGDFDFDGSADILWRNHSTGANTVWLMNRTTFIASVPLPAVGDLAWQIGGTGDFDFDGRTDVLWRNTVTGVNSLWLMDQTTLKNTAALPAVGLDWQIGGVGDYDADNRPDILWRNTATGANAVWLMNDTVLGVSATLPPVADSKWQIRGPR; encoded by the coding sequence GTGCATTTAATCAAATCGGTTCGGCTCGCTGCGATTGCCCTGGCATGGGCGGGGGGATCTGCGCTTTGCTGGAACGGGCCGCTGAGGGCAGAGCCGATTGTCAACGCCACCCCCGCCCAACTGGTCGTCAACGACGTGTTGGGCGGGACTGCAAGCACCCCTCAAACTGTGACGATCGCCAACGGCGGTTCGACCGGCTTGAGCATCCAGAGTCTTACCATCGTCACCATCGACGGTACCCCCGGTCAATTTCAGATTGCTTCACAGCCGACGCTGCCTGCGACGGTCGCACCCGGCACCTCCGTGAGCGTCGGGATCGTCTTTAACCCGACGGCGGCCGGACCGGCCATTGCCCGCCTCGACATTGCCACCGATGCCCCGGCCACTCCCACGGCCTCGATGTCGCTGCAGGGCCTGGGCACCAAAGGCATCGGCGGCAACCTCGAACCCTCGCTGCAGTGGATTTTCGATACGTACTTGATCGCGGTCGATGTAGGCGACCCAGACCCCGCCGAGACCGATCTGGCGGGGTCGGTCCCCCTGGGTGGGGAAATGAGTATTCAGCGCTTTCTCAAAGCCGGTTCGGGACCGGTCACCGTCGAGCCTTTGGCGGTCTTTGCTCCCCAAAGCAACTCGGGGCTCGTCTTTCGCGTCGGGCATCATCCGTCGGGCAACCCGGCCGCCAAAAGCGAACTGTTCACCGTCGCCGACGCCAACCACCAAACCCTTGCCCCGCCGGTGACGGGCAAGCGCGAGTTCGATCCGGGAGTGGGAAGTTTTGGCTTTTATGCCATTTTGCCCTTCCAGGGCAACCGCGAAGTCTTCCTCGAGGACGGGTTGAACACGTTCACCGACGCCCTGCCGCACCATATGCGGGTCTATCCCCTCAAAAAAAGCGACGGCACCGTCGAACTCAACGCCTTTGTCGTAGCGCTCGAAGGGATCACCACCAGTTTTGACTTTCAAGATCTCGTCTTTGTCGTGCGCAACGCCAGGCCGATTCCCCCCGCCCATTTCAGCGGCGGCGGCTTGTCGAATCTCCTCTGGCGCAACGGCCAGACGGGCGCCAACACCCTCTGGACAGTGCAGAGCGACACCCTCGGTTCTGCGGCCTCCTTTAGCGCACAAGCGATTGCTCTGCCTGCGGTCGGCGACCCGAACTGGAAGATTGTCGGCACCGGCGACTTCAATTTCGATACCAAGGCGGACATCCTCTGGCGCAACACCGCCACGGGTGCCAACACCGTCTGGCTGATGAACGGCACCGTCCTCGCTTCGACGGTCGCTTTGCCTGCGGTAGGGGATTTGGGCTGGCACATTGGCGGCACGGGCGATTTTGATTTCGACGGCAGTGCGGATATTCTCTGGCGCAACCACTCGACTGGTGCCAACACCGTCTGGTTGATGAATCGCACGACCTTCATCGCCTCGGTGCCCCTGCCGGCGGTGGGGGATCTCGCCTGGCAGATCGGCGGCACCGGCGATTTTGATTTCGACGGGCGCACCGACGTTCTCTGGCGCAATACCGTCACGGGGGTCAACAGCCTCTGGCTGATGGATCAGACCACTCTGAAAAACACCGCCGCACTGCCGGCCGTGGGGCTTGATTGGCAAATCGGCGGGGTGGGCGACTACGATGCCGACAACCGTCCCGATATTCTCTGGCGCAACACCGCCACCGGCGCCAACGCCGTCTGGTTGATGAACGATACGGTCCTGGGCGTCTCCGCCACCCTGCCTCCAGTCGCCGACTCAAAATGGCAAATCCGCGGACCGCGCTAG
- a CDS encoding orange carotenoid protein N-terminal domain-containing protein — MAFTLESAQAIFAETGKPSPIPGILADFNRLSLEDRLALLWYAYTETGRTITRAALGAASMALVEGMLDQIKQMPPAEQTRVMFDLARRADTPISRSYGYFSVNTKLGFWYQLAEWMAQGTVAPIPANYQMSTDAQLLFESIKNLDGGQQIQVLRDIVLNMGFDPSVVPDEAPEAEDFQFERTEPVSTERIDVKGVDDPTPLRYFEAMNSDNFEAAVALFEPEGALQPPFQKPIVGREAIAAYMREEAQGLTMKPIEGITEVLPDGSKKLKVTGKVQTPWFGVNVAMNIAWRFALNPKGEIFFVAIDMLASPEELVNLRPPSYR; from the coding sequence ATGGCGTTTACCCTTGAATCGGCCCAGGCGATATTTGCCGAGACCGGCAAGCCCAGCCCCATTCCGGGCATCCTGGCCGATTTCAACCGGCTCAGCCTTGAAGATCGGCTCGCGTTGCTCTGGTACGCTTACACCGAGACCGGGCGCACGATCACCCGTGCCGCCCTGGGTGCGGCGAGCATGGCCCTAGTCGAAGGCATGCTCGACCAGATCAAGCAGATGCCCCCCGCCGAGCAGACGCGGGTGATGTTCGACCTTGCCCGCCGGGCCGACACACCCATCAGCCGCTCCTACGGCTACTTCAGCGTCAACACCAAACTGGGATTTTGGTACCAGCTGGCCGAGTGGATGGCCCAGGGGACTGTTGCCCCCATCCCGGCCAACTACCAAATGTCCACCGACGCGCAGCTGTTGTTCGAGAGCATCAAAAACCTGGACGGCGGCCAGCAGATCCAGGTACTGCGCGACATCGTGCTCAACATGGGCTTCGACCCGTCGGTCGTTCCCGATGAGGCTCCGGAGGCGGAGGATTTCCAGTTCGAGCGCACCGAGCCCGTTTCCACCGAGCGCATCGATGTCAAAGGGGTGGATGACCCGACGCCCCTCAGGTACTTCGAGGCGATGAACAGCGACAACTTCGAGGCGGCTGTCGCCCTGTTCGAGCCCGAGGGCGCCCTGCAGCCGCCCTTTCAAAAGCCGATCGTCGGCCGCGAGGCGATTGCCGCCTACATGCGCGAGGAGGCCCAGGGGCTCACGATGAAGCCGATCGAAGGCATCACCGAAGTGCTGCCGGACGGCTCCAAAAAGCTCAAGGTGACCGGCAAAGTCCAGACCCCGTGGTTCGGCGTCAACGTGGCGATGAATATCGCCTGGCGCTTCGCCCTCAATCCGAAGGGCGAGATCTTCTTCGTGGCCATCGACATGCTCGCTTCGCCCGAGGAACTGGTCAATCTGCGCCCTCCCAGCTACCGGTAA
- a CDS encoding metal-sensing transcriptional repressor, whose amino-acid sequence MASEVRPSLPTSPTGTTHTHDPVHTKVLLDRLARIEGHVRGIGNMVREDRPCPDVLVQISAVRAALNQVAKLVLKEHLSDCVVHAVENGGAHEEIQALNQAIDRYID is encoded by the coding sequence ATGGCCTCCGAAGTACGTCCAAGCCTGCCCACCAGCCCGACGGGCACTACCCACACCCACGATCCCGTTCACACCAAGGTGCTGCTCGACCGACTGGCGCGCATTGAGGGCCACGTGCGGGGCATCGGAAACATGGTGCGCGAGGATCGGCCCTGCCCGGACGTGCTGGTGCAGATCTCGGCGGTGCGCGCCGCCCTCAATCAGGTGGCCAAACTCGTTTTGAAAGAACACCTGAGCGACTGCGTCGTGCACGCGGTCGAAAACGGGGGTGCGCACGAAGAAATCCAGGCGCTCAATCAGGCCATCGACCGCTACATCGACTGA
- a CDS encoding acetyltransferase codes for MRWSIAVLLKNKTTDSLVEINDIAQLVNPVAERVKAQNQAGEEEQNPEMFAKADLVFPSGEALPRCWIDADYRLSVG; via the coding sequence GTGCGCTGGAGTATCGCCGTGCTGCTCAAGAACAAAACCACCGACAGCCTTGTCGAAATCAACGACATCGCTCAACTGGTCAACCCGGTCGCGGAGCGGGTAAAGGCCCAGAACCAGGCCGGTGAGGAGGAGCAAAATCCCGAGATGTTCGCCAAGGCGGATCTGGTCTTTCCGTCCGGCGAGGCGCTGCCGCGCTGTTGGATAGACGCGGACTATCGCTTGAGCGTCGGCTGA
- the psb35 gene encoding photosystem II assembly protein Psb35, translating into MLLYLSLIGVGFAACVVIGSVAWYASKRPVGWEGAETPGWVKKLGADKLRTQG; encoded by the coding sequence ATGCTGCTGTACTTGAGCTTGATCGGTGTAGGATTTGCCGCCTGTGTTGTAATCGGTTCGGTGGCCTGGTATGCCTCCAAGCGGCCGGTAGGCTGGGAAGGTGCCGAGACGCCGGGTTGGGTCAAAAAGCTCGGAGCCGACAAGCTGCGCACGCAGGGCTAA